A window of Panicum virgatum strain AP13 chromosome 8K, P.virgatum_v5, whole genome shotgun sequence contains these coding sequences:
- the LOC120645204 gene encoding putative cysteine-rich receptor-like protein kinase 16 isoform X1, producing the protein MALWNGLGQAATLAQLAGVDAGGLISMIIQAVQTVHRNREECQQLAHHVMMIGDLLQVLQQSEMMQRLEIRRPLDGLEDTLRHAYVLVTSCQRSNVMYRFFMAWNQAQKFRDVRDRIDAYLRIYPLISHIDTRYFLSGIYSHTHPSGTQPQVTEEVQESFPCHANSDYRTQESAFDDNGIESVEVQTVTELFAVEEQKHYGCKNAQVLPKRRHWFRRLVQWTRRDTSTPEFILGFIGQEQTVGSLNEIWFQNPSSAKGEMRFQLTVGFTVYKFSQLAASTNNFSSYNIIGRGGYANVYKGILPNGVVIAIKTCSGEHISKRPVFENEVQITSKLQHANIHKLLGCCIEGDNRILVYEYMPRGSLHFMIHELRVGVSLAWPKRFQIIEGIAQGVVYLHQHSRPRIVHGDLKPSNILLDSDMTPRIIDFGLAQVLSYEDEKDTGWVAGTFYYLEPEFCRTAIISTKSDVYSFGVICLEIITARNASTFSTKGQSLVVYAWELWSSERAMELIDPALRVEPGTSKILRCFQIALLCVQDNRADRPTMSDVLMMLKCDCLTLPVPRRPEDQWGPRGLSADDRDSAGHTCYSSAGWTSEELEGR; encoded by the exons ATGGCGCTATGGAATGGTCTCGGGCAGGCTGCCACCCTGGCGCAGCTGGCTGGGGTGGATGCTGGTGGTCTCATCTCGATGATCATCCAGGCCGTGCAAACAGTTCACCGTAACAGGGAGGAGTGCCAGCAGCTTGCGCACCATGTCATGATGATCGGCGACCTCCTGCAGGTGCTCCAGCAGTCAGAGATGATGCAGCGCCTGGAGATCAGGAGACCACTTGATGGATTGGAGGACACCCTTCGGCATGCCTACGTGCTAGTCACGTCGTGCCAGCGGAGCAACGTCATGTACCGCTTCTTCATGGCATGGAATCAGGCTCAAAAGTTCCGTGATGTGCGGGACAGAATTGATGCATATCTCCGGATCTACCCTTTGATCAGCCACATCGACACAAGATATTTTTTGAGCGGAATTTACAGTCATACCCATCCTTCAGGCACCCAGCCCCAG GTTACGGAAGAGGTACAGGAGTCATTTCCTTGTCATGCAAACTCTGATTATCG GACTCAAGAAAGCGCCTTTGATGACAACGGCATTGAATCAGTAGAGGTTCAAACAGTAACCGAGCTATTTGCAGTAGAAGAACAGAAACATTATG GATGTAAGAATGCTCAAGTTTTGCCAAAAAGGAGGCATTGGTTCAGGAGACTTGTTCAGTGGACTCGAAGGGATACATCGACACCTGAATTCATTCTGGGGTTCATTGGTCAAGAACAAACAG TGGGCTCTCTCAATGAAATATGGTTCCAAAACCCATCCAGTGCCAAAGGGGAAATGAGGTTTCAACTGACAG TAGGCTTTACAGTTTACAAGTTCTCTCAGTTGGCTGCGTCAACAAATAATTTCTCATCTTACAATATAATTGGAAGAGGTGGTTATGCTAATGTTTACAAG GGCATACTGCCAAATGGGGTTGTTATTGCGATAAAAACCTGTAGTGGAGAACATATATCTAAGCGACCTGTATTCGAAAATGAAGTTCAGATTACCTCGAAACTTCAGCATGCAAACATACATAAACTTCTGGGATGTTGCATTGAAGGAGACAACAGGATTTTGGTATATGAATATATGCCAAGAGGAAGTTTACACTTTATGATTCATG AGCTAAGAGTAGGCGTCTCGCTTGCCTGGCCTAAACggtttcaaataattgaagGTATTGCCCAGGGTGTTGTTTATCTACACCAGCACTCCCGACCACGCATAGTCCATGGGGATCTGAAACCTAGCAATATTCTCTTGGATTCGGATATGACACCTAGAATTATTGATTTTGGTTTGGCGCAAGTCTTAAGTTATGAAGATGAGAAAGACACTGGCTGGGTGGCAGGGACTTT CTACTACCTTGAGCCAGAATTTTGTCGCACTGCCATTATCTCAACTAAGAGCGATGTGTATTCCTTTGGTGTTATTTGTCTCGAGATAATCACTGCTCGAAATGCTTCTACCTTCTCCACCAAGGGGCAATCCTTGGTTGTTTAT GCTTGGGAATTATGGTCATCAGAAAGAGCAATGGAGCTGATAGATCCAGCACTGCGTGTTGAACCAGGAACAAGCAAGATACTTCGATGCTTCCAGATAGCACTATTGTGTGTTCAAGATAATCGGGCAGACAGGCCAACAATGTCAGATGTTCTGATGATGCTAAAATGTGATTGTCTGACCTTGCCTGTCCCTAGGCGACCTGAGGATCAATGGGGACCAAGGGGTTTATCAGCAGATGACAGGGATTCGGCAGGCCATACATGCTATTCAAGCGCAGGGTGGACGAGTGAAGAATTAGAAGGCAGGTGA
- the LOC120645204 gene encoding putative cysteine-rich receptor-like protein kinase 16 isoform X2, with protein sequence MALWNGLGQAATLAQLAGVDAGGLISMIIQAVQTVHRNREECQQLAHHVMMIGDLLQVLQQSEMMQRLEIRRPLDGLEDTLRHAYVLVTSCQRSNVMYRFFMAWNQAQKFRDVRDRIDAYLRIYPLISHIDTRYFLSGIYSHTHPSGTQPQVTEEVQESFPCHANSDYRTQESAFDDNGIESVEVQTVTELFAVEEQKHYGCKNAQVLPKRRHWFRRLVQWTRRDTSTPEFILGFIGQEQTVGSLNEIWFQNPSSAKGEMRFQLTGFTVYKFSQLAASTNNFSSYNIIGRGGYANVYKGILPNGVVIAIKTCSGEHISKRPVFENEVQITSKLQHANIHKLLGCCIEGDNRILVYEYMPRGSLHFMIHELRVGVSLAWPKRFQIIEGIAQGVVYLHQHSRPRIVHGDLKPSNILLDSDMTPRIIDFGLAQVLSYEDEKDTGWVAGTFYYLEPEFCRTAIISTKSDVYSFGVICLEIITARNASTFSTKGQSLVVYAWELWSSERAMELIDPALRVEPGTSKILRCFQIALLCVQDNRADRPTMSDVLMMLKCDCLTLPVPRRPEDQWGPRGLSADDRDSAGHTCYSSAGWTSEELEGR encoded by the exons ATGGCGCTATGGAATGGTCTCGGGCAGGCTGCCACCCTGGCGCAGCTGGCTGGGGTGGATGCTGGTGGTCTCATCTCGATGATCATCCAGGCCGTGCAAACAGTTCACCGTAACAGGGAGGAGTGCCAGCAGCTTGCGCACCATGTCATGATGATCGGCGACCTCCTGCAGGTGCTCCAGCAGTCAGAGATGATGCAGCGCCTGGAGATCAGGAGACCACTTGATGGATTGGAGGACACCCTTCGGCATGCCTACGTGCTAGTCACGTCGTGCCAGCGGAGCAACGTCATGTACCGCTTCTTCATGGCATGGAATCAGGCTCAAAAGTTCCGTGATGTGCGGGACAGAATTGATGCATATCTCCGGATCTACCCTTTGATCAGCCACATCGACACAAGATATTTTTTGAGCGGAATTTACAGTCATACCCATCCTTCAGGCACCCAGCCCCAG GTTACGGAAGAGGTACAGGAGTCATTTCCTTGTCATGCAAACTCTGATTATCG GACTCAAGAAAGCGCCTTTGATGACAACGGCATTGAATCAGTAGAGGTTCAAACAGTAACCGAGCTATTTGCAGTAGAAGAACAGAAACATTATG GATGTAAGAATGCTCAAGTTTTGCCAAAAAGGAGGCATTGGTTCAGGAGACTTGTTCAGTGGACTCGAAGGGATACATCGACACCTGAATTCATTCTGGGGTTCATTGGTCAAGAACAAACAG TGGGCTCTCTCAATGAAATATGGTTCCAAAACCCATCCAGTGCCAAAGGGGAAATGAGGTTTCAACTGACAG GCTTTACAGTTTACAAGTTCTCTCAGTTGGCTGCGTCAACAAATAATTTCTCATCTTACAATATAATTGGAAGAGGTGGTTATGCTAATGTTTACAAG GGCATACTGCCAAATGGGGTTGTTATTGCGATAAAAACCTGTAGTGGAGAACATATATCTAAGCGACCTGTATTCGAAAATGAAGTTCAGATTACCTCGAAACTTCAGCATGCAAACATACATAAACTTCTGGGATGTTGCATTGAAGGAGACAACAGGATTTTGGTATATGAATATATGCCAAGAGGAAGTTTACACTTTATGATTCATG AGCTAAGAGTAGGCGTCTCGCTTGCCTGGCCTAAACggtttcaaataattgaagGTATTGCCCAGGGTGTTGTTTATCTACACCAGCACTCCCGACCACGCATAGTCCATGGGGATCTGAAACCTAGCAATATTCTCTTGGATTCGGATATGACACCTAGAATTATTGATTTTGGTTTGGCGCAAGTCTTAAGTTATGAAGATGAGAAAGACACTGGCTGGGTGGCAGGGACTTT CTACTACCTTGAGCCAGAATTTTGTCGCACTGCCATTATCTCAACTAAGAGCGATGTGTATTCCTTTGGTGTTATTTGTCTCGAGATAATCACTGCTCGAAATGCTTCTACCTTCTCCACCAAGGGGCAATCCTTGGTTGTTTAT GCTTGGGAATTATGGTCATCAGAAAGAGCAATGGAGCTGATAGATCCAGCACTGCGTGTTGAACCAGGAACAAGCAAGATACTTCGATGCTTCCAGATAGCACTATTGTGTGTTCAAGATAATCGGGCAGACAGGCCAACAATGTCAGATGTTCTGATGATGCTAAAATGTGATTGTCTGACCTTGCCTGTCCCTAGGCGACCTGAGGATCAATGGGGACCAAGGGGTTTATCAGCAGATGACAGGGATTCGGCAGGCCATACATGCTATTCAAGCGCAGGGTGGACGAGTGAAGAATTAGAAGGCAGGTGA